Within Vicia villosa cultivar HV-30 ecotype Madison, WI linkage group LG1, Vvil1.0, whole genome shotgun sequence, the genomic segment GTGAAGCATCTTTAAGATAACATTACAAAACTTGGCATTAGTGAAAGTACAAAAGACGTATAAACTTCAAGTTAAGAGTATCTTGTGAACTCATTGAGGCTACAAATAAAGAGTAATGAtgctaaaataaaaaagaaaaataaccaAATCTTACAAGCATACACAAATCCCGCCGCCTTTCCTTCtcaaaaatcaaatgaaatagaaaagaagaaaaaaaaacaaataaagtaaCAGAAAGAGGCAAGAATAGGAGATTGCATAACCCCTGTATCACTGTTCATAACTAAAAATAGCAAAAGAAAAAACAACATCAAGGCTCAAAAATTTGATAGATGCCCCCCAGATGAACTTCGCAATGTTCATCATCCTGTACAACAGATTAGACCGGAGCAACAAAACATGTTATAAGTGAACCGTGAGCGCTCGTTATGCTCTTGATCTAGGAGAGAGACTTCAGATCTTTTGTTTGAGAGTCACGTCAAGTATTCCAATAGATATTTTGGGAGTGTAATGTTCATCGGTATCCACTTCTTCAATTTCCTGGAGCATGGTTATGTGATATTCAATGTCAATTATAATCACGAAACACtttgattttacagtttgtaatTATATTAAAAACGATAATTCCTCAGAAGCAGCGAAAATAAGTATTTCAAATGGGATTAAAGATAATTCCTCACCTGAACAACGTCCTCTCCCTTGATGACTTGCCCAAACACAATAAGCTTCTCGTTAAGATCTGGGATCGGTGCAGTTGTAATGAAGAGGTCAAATACTTTGTTGGTGTGTTTGCCCTTCGATGTTCCAAGCATGAACGCTTCGTGTTTCATACTGGTGAATCAAAACATGATATCTATTAATCAGAAAACTATGCAACTCACTGGTAAATCATAACCAGGATATCTATATCTTTATATATGAACAGCAAAAACCGAAAGAATAAGAAAACCTTGTAGGTTGCTTTCCTCTTAAGTTCCAATCAGCTGCTCCTGTTCCTTGGCCATCCCCTGCCTGAATTACATAGTGCTTAATTACACGCTGAAAAAGCATCCCTTTGAAGTGCCCTTTTTGACTGCAGACAAATCATAGTTTAGGTTGGAAGCAAAAGCTACTACAGTCTAACAACCAAAAAAACAAGCTTTAACCCACTAAATTAGGTCAGCTACATGGACCAAACGACACCATACTGTTTTATCATAAATCACATTTTTATTCAACTCATTAATCTTatgatttttcttaataatttctTAGAATTTTTCTAGGTCTTCTTCTGTCTTTAGTAATTTGACTATTCTCCATATGATCTATTCTCCATACTATATAAAATCCACTGGTCTTCTATTTCCATGTCCAGACCTCATAAGCCTGATTTCCACCATCTTTTCTATGATAGGAACTACCCCAATTCTCTCTAATGTTGTCATTTCTAAGCCTATCATATCTACTGTCTAGTCTTACCACACACTCAAGCCCAACGCAACATCCCCATATTCACTACGTTTCTTTTATTCTAGAGTTGGTTCTTTACCGTCCAGCACTCCACCCCATACAACATCCCCAGTCTTACAGTTGTATGATAAAATTTTCTCTTCAACTTGAGTTGTACTTTTGTATCCCATAAAACACTTCTAATGAACAACCTACTAAATATATTGATACCAAAAAATTTTTTAGAAATACAGACCCCCCAAAGAGTTGTACCAAACAGAAAAGTTAGCACTGATATCATGCAAGCGTTGGCCTCACAAACAGAGATATATATTCTATGATAGGCAGCTCTACTGGCACAAACTGTAAGTGCAAAAAGATGTAACAAACAAAACTATCTTCCATATCAAAATGTAcaattttctgaatttttttagCAAGATATTTAAAACACGTTACAGAGTTCCTCACGATTAAATTTTAGAAATCTGACAGGGATACAAGTGAATACATTTCACAGGTAAAATTTTGAATGATTGTGACAGTGAATTTGTGCTATATTATGACTTTTATTTACACTAATAACCTCAATCAAGTACAAATGCAAAGTACAATAAAATTCCACATCACTAAATCAAAGAAATTTAAGGAAAATTGCTGTTTTCTACAAGTTATTGCAACAAATAGAACATCAATGTTATTTCAGAGAAACTAAAGTTGAAAAATAGCACAGCATGCTTCGGCCTTCTAAAGACATGAGATAATGTGAGATATTGCTGTGAAATATAGAGAGGGCTTTCAATTTCAAATTGCAAGGACCAAATTACATTTTAGCCTAGATTAtagaacaacaacaactaagtcttatcccactaagtggggtcggctacatggatcaactttcgccATAATGTTCTTATGGTCTATTTTCCCCCATCTTCTCCACTATAGGCGCTACCTCGACAGTCTctctaatatattaattttttattttatcttatcgagtcttaccacacatccacCGTAACATCTTCATCTCTGCTAAacttactttattctcgtgttgattcttAACCACCCAACATTATGTCCCGTACAAAATCGCAAATCTTACCGCAGTCCGATAAAACTTTCCCTCCAACTAGAGCCCAGTAATAGAAAGAGGAAAATTTTAGGATATTCTAATCATCCAACAAAGATTGAATTTCCATCTATAGTATATCACAACAATATCTGAAGTTGAAAAATTCTTCTACTCTAACATCAAGTCTAACCAGACCCAAACAATTCAGCAGCTTCCATATTAAAAATTTGCATGAAAAAAAGTACTTACCATAAGTCGATAAATTCATCAACAGCTTCAGGAGCACTTTCCTTGTACAGTTCTACTATTATCGACCCTTTAGAGGTATTTAAAACCTATAATCATGCAAAAGAAATAAACGAGGTAATAAGATAAAATTTCATATAATAatttcaattaacaaacattCCTAAACTTTGTTGACGACTAATTTCGCAAAAGAATGATTTAAAGAATTGAATTGAAGCAGTATGGAAAATGAAACTTACAGCATATCCAGGTAGCTCAGATTTCTTTGAGTCCACAAAACTATTTTCACCCTACAAAAGTATATTCACTTCGATAATAACTCCattcacaaacaaacaaaaaactatTAAACTTATAGAAAGCACTATTTAGATGGGATAACAGTCACAAGCACATAATAGAAGGCGAAGCCCTTAAGATAAAAGGATGTATACACTATGCAAGCATGTCAGATAAAATTAAAGATGTACCTCATCAGATATTGTCGAGTTGTTTTCTAATTGCAATCTTGATCTGAAAACAGGTAAGAAATAAATTGTTAGGCAACAGATAATGCTCTTCTGAGGTTCCTATCTATATGAGAAAATGGAAACAACCCTGATGCAAACCAATAATGACTTTATCTGAAATCATATAATTAATGCTTGTTCAATTCAAACTCAAGTTAATAAAACTGAAACACAATGAAAAATTGGGAACAATGTGCATGCATAAAACAAAAATCTGCCAGAATTTGAGCATAAACCAAAGTGACATCGGAGTAAAGCTAAATGTTCAACCACCACAATAGACAGGGATAGTTCAATCAAGATAGCAGTAAGTTAAAGCCTCTAAGCAACGTAATAAAACTTTCATAAATTCCTCTATCCTATAGCAAAATAGCATCGCATATAATATCAAGCATTCCAGAGCATCAAGTGTCCATGAAGCTAGAGCTCGAAAAAGTATTAGTTTCTCACACTAAGAAATCTCTTTCATTGCTGTAACAAAAACCTGCTACTAACCTGTTGGACCAATGTCTGTATGTAGCCAAAAGGAAAAACCCAACCAACACAAGAATCAAAGCATAAAATATAATAGTAGCCGCGCTAATGCGAGAAGGCCCCTTCTTCCTTTTGCTTTGCTGTAACAGAGCCTGAGGCTTGATCCTAGCCATTTAACCTAAACAATATCATCATAAGCAAACTCAAGGGTTAGAAACCAAAAATTCTActcaatcaaaacaaaaacatcatgatcataacaacaattaacaacaaaaacaacccaaaaaaaaaaactctatttaATTCAATCCCAATAAAATCCAAATCTTAACCAaatcaaaaaccaacaaaaacccattacacaaaatttgaaattttcaacaTATCTATGAATCTAAAGACTTTTTTACTAAAGAAAAAAATTTTCCTATGAAACCAATCGAGAGAACCCCTATTCATATGATCTAAATTCTAATTCTAATACAAGTTAAGATCCAACAGTATGGGGACAGTTGCATCCACTATCCACTAAGATTAGGGCATAGACATCAAAGAAAGAAATTACGCATTAATTATTAGAATCCAAAAATGGAATAAAGCAACTACCTAATTTCCTAGTTTAGGGGTGAAAGAAAACAACAGAGAAAGAGATGGAACCTACGAGATTTTTTTGCGGTGAAGTGAAGTGGAGGTTGAGGCAGTGAATGGATCGCAGAAGAAACGAAGTTGGGTTTTACAGAAGGGGGAAATCGACGCGGTTGGTGGTTCGTTTCAACGATGAAATGG encodes:
- the LOC131643768 gene encoding peptidyl-prolyl cis-trans isomerase CYP21-4-like gives rise to the protein MARIKPQALLQQSKRKKGPSRISAATIIFYALILVLVGFFLLATYRHWSNRSRLQLENNSTISDEGENSFVDSKKSELPGYAVLNTSKGSIIVELYKESAPEAVDEFIDLCQKGHFKGMLFQRVIKHYVIQAGDGQGTGAADWNLRGKQPTSMKHEAFMLGTSKGKHTNKVFDLFITTAPIPDLNEKLIVFGQVIKGEDVVQEIEEVDTDEHYTPKISIGILDVTLKQKI